GATGCCTTAGAATGCTTTTTGGCCTGCCACATGTTTTCCTAGAACTTATTTGAGTTAATTTGAGAATTATAtatgagagaaatatataagagAAACCATTTGCTGTGTtgtaaatatcataaaagaaaggTTGTGTTAAGGCAGTATGAAGACTGAATTGATTTGAGATTTATTTAGGGTTGCTGTATGCTCTTGATAATTTTTTCTTGGAACTGAACTTTTATTAGCAAAAGGAGCCTTTTAAATTAGCTGAAAATGTTTTTGATATAATTTCAGTTTATGTTGTCATTTTCAGCtgctcattttgtgtgtgtgtttacatgttgtTGTGTCTGTACGTTTTTATTTCTGATAAGGTGGTGCcacaaaataatcattatacttaCCTTTTCAGGCCTAGAACACATGCACCGGCGATTCATTGTATATCGAGACCTTAAACCAGCAAACATACTTTTAGATGAACATGGGCACGTAAGGATATCAGATCTGGGGCTGGCTTGTGATTTCTCTAAAAAGAAGCCACATGCATCTGTGTAAGTAGCTCatgtaacttttaaaaattattgggaATCATAAANNNNNNNNNNNNNNNNNNNNNNNNNNNNNNNNNNNNNNNNNNNNNNNNNNTTAACCCTTGAACGTCAAGTGGTCAGGAGGACAAACTGCTTACTTTGATGCCNNNNNNNNNNNNNNNNNNNNNNNNNNNNNNNNNNNNNNNNNNNNNNNNNNNNNNNNNNNNNNNNNNNNNNNNNNNNNNNNNNNNNNNNNNNNNNNNNNNNNNNNNNNNNNNNNNNNNNNNNNNNNNNNNNNNNNNNNNNNNNNNNNNNNNNNNNNNNNNNNNNNNNNNNNNNNNNNNNNNNNNNNNNNNNNNNNNNNNNNNNNNNNNNNNNNNNNNNNNNNNNNNNNNNNNNNNNNNNNNNNNNNNNNNNNNNNNNNNNNNNNNNNNNNNNNNNNNNNNNNNNNNNNNNNNNNNNNNNNNNNNNNNNNNNNNNNNNNNNNNNNNNNNNNNNNNNNNNNNNNNNNNNNNNNNNNNNNNNNNNNNNNNNNNNNNNNNNNNNNNNNNNNNNNNNNNNNNNNNNNNNNNNNNNNNNNNNNNNNNNNNNNNNNNNNNNNNNNNNNNNNNNNNNNNNNNNNNNNNNNNNNNNNNNNNNNNNNNNNNNNNNNNNNNNNNNNNNNNNNNNNNNNNNNNNNNNNNNNNNNNNNNNNNNNNNNNNNNNNNNNNNNNNNNNNNNNNNNNNNNNNNNNNNNNNNNNNNNNNNNNNNNNNNNNNNNNNNNNNNNNNNNNNNNNNNNNNNNNNNNNNNNNNNNNNNNNNNNNNNNNNNNNNNNNNNNNNNNNNNNNNNNNNNNNNNNNNNNNNNNNNNNNNNNNNNNNNNNNNNNNNNNNNNNNNNNNNNNNNNNNNNNNNNNNNNNNNNNNNNNNNNNNNNNNNNNNNNNNNNNNNNNNNNNNNNNNNNNNNNNNNNNNNNNNNNNNNNNNNNNNNNNNNNNNNNNNNNNNNNNNNNNNNNNNNNNNNNNNNNNNNNNNNNNNNNNNNNNNNNNNNNNNNNNNNNNNNNNNNNNNNNNNNNNNNNNNNNNNNNNNNNNNNNNNNNNNNNNNNNNNNNNNNNNNNNNNNNNNNNNNNNNNNNNNNNNNNNNNNNNNNNNNNNNNNNNNNNNNNNNNNNNNNNNNNNNNNNNNNNNNNNNNNNNNNNNNNNNNNNNNNNNNNNNNNNNNNNNNNNNNNNNNNNNNNNNNNNNNNNNNNNNNNNNNNNNNNNNNNNNNNNNNNNNNNNNNNNNNNNNNNNNNNNNNNNNNNNNNNNNNNNNNNNNNNNNNNNNNNNNNNNNNNNNNNNNNNNNNNNNNNNNNNNNNNNNNNNNNNNNNNNNNNNNNNNNNNNNNNNNNNNNNNNNNNNNNNNNNNNNNNNNNNNNNNNNNNNNNNNNNNNNNNNNNNNNNNNNNNNNNNNNNNNNNNNNNNNNNNNNNNNNNNNNNNNNNNNNNNNNNNNNNNNNNNNNNNNNNNNNNNNNNNNNNNNNNNNNNNNNNNNNNNNNNNNNNNNNNNNNNNNNNNNNNNNNNNNNNNNNNNNNNAATGTCTTTTTTCTACAGAGGAACTCATGGGTACATGGCACCAGAAGTTCTCAGTAAGGGCACTGCCTACGACAGCTCTGCAGATTGGTTCTCCTTCGGTTGCATGCTGTACAAGCTGCTCAAGGGCCACTCCCCTTTCAGGCAACATAAAACCCGAGATAAACATGAAATTGACCGAATGACACTTACAATGGTGAGGGttgttttgatataataataatttttagcaTCAGTCTGCCTTNNNNNNNNNNNNNNNNNNNNNNNNNNNNNNNNNNNNNNNNNNNNNNNNNNNNNNNNNNNNNNNNNNNNNNNNNNNNNNNNNNNNNNNNNNNNNNNNNNNNNNNNNNNNNNNNNNNNNNNNNNNTTCTTTCTTAATCTTTGTATGATTCCATGAGAACTACTgaaaatactatcattattaggattAGCCATGTCTATTTTTGGTATGGCATAACATAAAGTCATTTAACTAGAAAATATGGTAGGAATGTGTATTAACAAATGTTTATTTCAGAATGTGGAACTTCCTGATACATTTACACAAGAACTCCGGTCCCTTTTAGAAGGTTTACTTCACAGAGATGTTGACAAGAGACTGGGCTGTAAAGGAAGAGGGTAAGGCACTTGGGAGTCATTGTTCATTTAATGGTTTCTActttatatttaatctatatgcATTGACCTGCACTTTAGCTAATGCTTCAGTTACATAACTAAAAGATTGCTTGGAAGTGAGAGCGATTATGAATAAATGTTTTAGGGAGGGAATGATCTCATTTATATTTCTTAGCTTTTAGAAATCATTAATAGACTGCCATcaaatagattatgttattttacacAAATTAGGTATTCACCTTAGCAAAAATGTCAGAATTAGGGGTTAGGtgaattttaatttcctttatgaGTATCTAGTAATTTTTGTAGctataaaagtaaatattattgTTCCATATGATACAAGTTactgataaaatttttaatctcAAGGGCTGATGAGGTTAAAGAACACCCTTTCTTCGGAGGCTTGGACTGGCAGCAGGTCTACCTCCAGAAGTACCagcctcctctcatccctccaaGGGGAGAAGTCAATGCTGCCGATGCCTTCGATATTGGGTCTTTTGACGAAGAGGACACCAAAGGCATTAAGGTATGTGAAAGAGAATGGATTTTCTGTATGGTTTCTGGCATTTTCTGAAACACTGTGCTGTCTTCTAAATTGGAGAATTTTTTAAAGAGGATTTTGATATGGCTGTTTTGATGATATAAGCAGGTGCATTTAATATGTATGATCTATTAACTGGATACATTTTTCACATTTGAATAATACTTTTTGCTGATATAAGATTGTCTCTCTAgcatccttttttggggggttgttgttgtgttgaatatatatgcatcttaTCACAACCAAATTGTATTATGTAAGTTATACTGTAATTAGTTATTTTCTAATTTGCAGTTAATGGAAGCAGACCAGGATCTTTATAAAAACTTTCCGTTGGTAATAAGTGAAAGGTGGCAAACTGAAGTGGCAGAAACAGTATTTGAGACAATCAACCAGGAGGCAGATAAGGTAGAACATAAACGTCGAGCAAAACACAAATTTAAGTTTGACACGGATGAGAAAGGTAAGCCTGTTTGACCACTTGATTGATTATGTAGGATTGTGCATATGTGAATTTTGTAGTGTTACTGAGTAACTGCTTAGTCACTCTAAGGTTTGAAGGTTCCCTTTGATATTTTTGTGAATCAAAAGTATAATGGCTGATTATGTGACCAGTCAGATTAAGTGAtagtattttattcatttttttttttctcagcaccttttaatgaattattatatatattgaaacctTAATGGTAGTCNNNNNNNNNNNNNNNNNNNNNNNNNNACTCCCTTCAGAATCAGATTGTATAATCCATGGCTACATCAAGAAGCTAGGTGGGCCTTTCACCTCTGCCTGGCAGACCCGTTACGCCAAGCTTTATCCAAACCGTGTGGAACTGCATTCGGAATCCAGCTCAGGCAAACCTGAACTCATCTTCATGGACCAGATCGATGAAGTGTCATCAGATTTTGTACAGATAAAAGGGGAGAACTGTATTGTCCTCAAGACGAAAGACAGCAAGATTGTCCTGACAAATCCTGTAGGTATTCTGAGTTGCTTTCTCAAGTAGGATTTTGCATGTCTTGAAGAATAGCTTATGTGATAAGTTATGAAAAGAGTGAATAGCACACTGATAGCATTAAATACTGCTTGAAGAAGTAGGGAAAAACTAATAGAAACATTTATGTAAGAGTAAGAGAAATGTTTTAAGTAAAATAACTTTCTCTCAGTGTCTAAATTTCCTAAACTCTGGATGATGCATGTGTCTAATCTGATTCATTCNNNNNNNNNNNNNNNNNNNNNNNNNNNNNNNNNNNNNNNNNNNNNNNNNNNNNNNNNNNNNNNNNNNNNNNNNNNNNNNNNNNNNNNNNNNNNNNNNNNNNNNNNNNNNNNNNNNNNNNNNNNNNNNNNNNNNNNNNNNNNNNNNNNNNNNNNNNNNNNNNNNNNNNNNNNNNNNNNCTGTAGAGTGTCTAGTATTTAAATTATTTGGCATAATAAATTGGAGTCAGCAATCTTATATTTAGACTGCTTTAGTGGTTTTCTTATCTTTCTGTCCTGATCATTCCTGTTTATCAttagtcttttgtttgtttatttgataatttaataatggtAGAACTATGTCCATCATCTTCAGCTAGCATAAAAACTGTGATGAATATAATGTTTTGATTAAAGATTATTTTTCAGCTTTAAATACTTTAACTGAGCTTTCTACTTTCATTTTTACCCAGTAGTTTCTGTGCATTATTAATGGAAGATGCAAATGTCTTATAACTCAGTAACTTCACTCACAAAACAATAGCTTAATGAACATTAAATTTCTGAACTATTTGAAGCCTGGTAGCTACCATTACCATGATTAGAAAGAAACCAAATGGGCTTTTTAACTGTTTCATGTATTGAAAAACATTGCATGAATGTCTACTTTTTTGAAAAGTGAAACTGATAAGTCTACTTCAGATTTTTTCTTAGACATAAGATAACTGACACTAACTCCCATTCTGCAATTATTCCAGGATGAAATTGGCCTCAAGGAATGGTCGATATCTTTGAGATCTGCACACAAAATGTCTCTGGAGCTTCTAAGCAATATGGCAAAGAAGGCTGGCAGAATCTATGGGACAGAAGGGAACAACAAGCCCTCTTTCATGGCTCGCAATGGCAATGGCAACTGAGCGCCGAGGATAGGGCCCAAGTGGACAAGTGTgctgtgtgttattattttgacCAACCATGATTCTCAAAAGAACCAGAAAACTGTCAAGACACTGGCAAACATCTTCCTCATTATTCATGTACAGAGTTGAAATAACTTCCATGAGTGAAGATCTGTTTGGTAACCAGGGTTATTTCTTGCACAAAATTTAATGTCATCTGGTCCTTACTTCAGCACAGAAATATTAAATTAATGAGTCCTACCAATAAAACACAGGTGATCTTGAAAGTAAACTGTGATTAGATTAAGAATGATCTATTCAGAGTGAAGGACAATTTATAGGTTATTTTTGTCCCTAGGCTTCATGATTCTAATGTCCTGTAGAGAGCTTCTCGGTTCATGTATGAGAAAACAGTCATTCCATCTGGTTTCATAGAACCCTTTGAAGTTTGTGATATAGATTCTCAAGAAATACTTTTTTAACAGTGAGTCTTTTATGAAGATGTAACTTATGGTGCATTGGTGAAAACAAAGAGTTCAgtcagaaaaggaataaaaggaattTACCTATTTTCTTGGATTGACTGTACATTTAGCTTGATAATGTAATGTTGCTCCCCTCTGCAgt
This genomic interval from Penaeus monodon isolate SGIC_2016 chromosome 22, NSTDA_Pmon_1, whole genome shotgun sequence contains the following:
- the LOC119587090 gene encoding G protein-coupled receptor kinase 1-like (The sequence of the model RefSeq protein was modified relative to this genomic sequence to represent the inferred CDS: added 113 bases not found in genome assembly) → MADLEAVLADVSYLMAMEKSKSTPAARASKKIILPDPSVRSVMHKHLEKMGEVNFDKIFNQKLGYLLYKDFCKTVCDDPVPQLEFYEQIKAYEKIDNAEERRRVAREIYDNFIMKELLSNTHGYNKDSVAYVQKHLQKNEVPTDLFEPYIEEIFTHLRGDLFDKFVESDKYTRFCQWKNLELNIQLTMNDFSVHRIIGRGGFGEVYGCRKADTGKMYAMKCLDKKRIKMKQGETLALNERIMLSLVSTGVDCPFIVCMTYAFHTPDKLCFILDLMNGGDLHYHLSQHGVFNEQEMRFYAAEVILGLEHMHRRFIVYRDLKPANILLDEHGHVRISDLGLACDFSKKKPHASVGTHGYMAPEVLSKGTAYDSSADWFSFGCMLYKLLKGHSPFRQHKTRDKHEIDRMTLTMNVELPDTFTQELRSLLEGLLHRDVDKRLGCKGRGADEVKEHPFFGGLDWQQVYLQKYQPPLIPPRGEVNAADAFDIGSFDEEDTKGIKLMEADQDLYKNFPLVISERWQTEVAETVFETINQEADKVEHKRRAKHKFKFDTDEKESDCIIHGYIKKLGGPFTSAWQTRYAKLYPNRVELHSESSSGKPELIFMDQIDEVSSDFVQIKGENCIVLKTKDSKIVLTNPDEIGLKEWSISLRSAHKMSLELLSNMAKKAGRIYGTEGNNKPSFMARNGNGN